In Clostridium sp., one DNA window encodes the following:
- a CDS encoding undecaprenyl-diphosphate phosphatase, whose protein sequence is MLMVKAVIIGIVEGITEFLPISSTGHMIIVGNLIDFQYPLYRKAYVDMFEIVIQLGAILAILVLYWNKISGSLKNLAPGKWGFKLWFNIFVAFVPAAVIGVLFNDMIQKKLFNPITVAFALVFGGFLMIFMENKYRRGNKTNQIENVNVKQAFKIGCFQCISLWPGMSRSASTIMGAWVSGLTNVAAAEFSFILAIPTMIAATGYSLLKVKITMTAPEIIALVIGFVVSFIVALIVVDKFIGFLKRKPMRVFAIYRIFIGIVVLVLAFSHVIVTY, encoded by the coding sequence ATGCTTATGGTAAAGGCAGTCATAATCGGGATTGTGGAAGGAATCACTGAATTTTTGCCAATATCTTCTACAGGACATATGATAATAGTAGGTAATCTGATTGATTTTCAATATCCACTTTATAGAAAAGCTTATGTGGACATGTTTGAGATTGTAATCCAGCTTGGAGCAATACTTGCAATACTTGTACTTTACTGGAACAAGATATCGGGATCTCTTAAGAATCTTGCACCAGGCAAATGGGGATTCAAGCTCTGGTTCAATATATTTGTGGCCTTTGTACCTGCAGCTGTAATCGGAGTTCTGTTCAATGACATGATACAGAAAAAACTGTTCAATCCCATAACCGTTGCCTTTGCACTTGTATTCGGTGGATTTCTCATGATATTCATGGAAAACAAGTACAGGAGGGGCAACAAGACAAACCAGATTGAAAATGTAAATGTAAAACAGGCCTTTAAAATAGGGTGTTTTCAGTGTATATCGCTCTGGCCGGGAATGTCTAGGTCTGCATCTACAATAATGGGTGCATGGGTAAGCGGACTTACAAATGTAGCTGCAGCTGAATTTTCTTTTATCCTTGCAATACCTACAATGATAGCTGCTACGGGATATTCGCTTTTGAAAGTCAAGATAACCATGACCGCCCCTGAAATAATAGCCCTAGTAATAGGTTTTGTAGTTTCATTCATAGTTGCATTGATAGTTGTTGACAAGTTTATAGGCTTTTTGAAAAGAAAGCCCATGAGAGTTTTCGCCATATATAGAATATTTATTGGCATAGTAGTACTTGTCCTGGCTTTCAGTCATGTAATAGTGACTTATTGA
- a CDS encoding DMT family transporter encodes MKRGYIYSIVAAIMFGSAGIFVKLAYKVGLDSIDILIVQYIAAVILMFALIFARNREALYIKRTQVFHLAVLGIFGTTLMTLFYYEAFKYLSVAMVTILLFTYPIMILIYSIIFRNQKITFQKMMAVILSFAGCVLGLNVFNGSVDYTFKGIIFGLLSAVFYAFMNLYSEKNLQNIYSMTINAYSTLFSLITLVIYRPPYFLLEDKINMKGILYIILLAVVTDVIPLTLLYASIKYIGAVKTSIIGNLEIPASIIISSIVLKERVYMAQIIGALMILCSVYIITQRK; translated from the coding sequence CTGAAACGGGGATATATTTATTCTATAGTGGCCGCAATCATGTTCGGATCGGCCGGAATATTTGTAAAGCTTGCATACAAGGTAGGACTTGATTCCATTGATATATTGATAGTCCAATATATTGCGGCTGTCATTCTAATGTTTGCATTGATATTTGCAAGAAACAGAGAGGCACTGTATATAAAAAGGACGCAGGTATTTCATCTGGCTGTTCTTGGCATATTCGGCACTACACTTATGACACTGTTTTATTATGAGGCCTTCAAATACTTAAGTGTTGCCATGGTAACCATACTCCTGTTTACATACCCAATAATGATTTTAATATATTCCATTATTTTTAGAAACCAGAAAATTACATTTCAAAAGATGATGGCTGTAATTTTGTCCTTTGCAGGATGTGTTCTTGGGTTGAATGTATTCAATGGAAGTGTGGATTATACATTCAAGGGAATAATATTCGGACTTTTGAGCGCCGTATTCTATGCCTTTATGAATTTGTACAGTGAAAAAAATCTTCAGAACATTTATTCCATGACTATAAATGCTTATTCAACATTATTTTCTTTGATAACTCTGGTTATATACAGACCGCCTTATTTTTTGCTGGAAGATAAAATTAACATGAAGGGTATACTTTATATAATTCTGCTTGCAGTTGTAACTGATGTAATACCGCTGACTCTTCTGTATGCCTCGATAAAATACATAGGGGCGGTCAAGACCTCAATAATAGGAAATCTGGAAATACCGGCCTCCATTATCATATCAAGTATTGTTCTGAAGGAAAGAGTATATATGGCTCAAATTATAGGGGCGTTGATGATTTTATGTTCAGTTTATATTATTACCCAGAGAAAATAG
- a CDS encoding Mur ligase family protein, with product MNIKSFFSIIVSKLIIKLSKSLFKGGSNFPGRIALKLDGNILKTLCKNYDVIVVTGTNGKTTTTSMIYNMLKDSGKHVITNNTGANMLPGIVSCFVENFSFQKCSKTNYAVIECDEANLTLLTDYVTPEVIAITNLFRDQLDRYGEVYTTLNKILDGIKKVPISNLVLNGDEPLLGDMNVQNRTVYYGFKCSLNKSKKVDINADSKFCKKCKHPYKYNFITYSHLGDFYCDNCGYKRPDLDYALEEIKSKTQDGSLVSIDGKEYYINQPGAYNMYNALCAYAVARVCSIPTSSIHVSLENQKSSFGRQEIIEVEQKEVKIILVKNPAGYNEAINSIALDRRPFNLGVLLNDNYADGRDVSWIWDVNFENLSSLNINNIFISGIRLYDMAIRLKVAGLDEKKFILCMDFRKLTEEIKNCRENRIYVLATYTSMIGFRKYLNSKGYIKKLW from the coding sequence ATTAACATAAAATCTTTTTTCAGTATTATAGTTTCAAAGTTAATAATAAAACTGTCAAAATCCCTGTTCAAGGGCGGAAGTAATTTCCCCGGCAGAATTGCATTGAAACTAGATGGAAATATTTTGAAAACCCTCTGTAAAAACTACGATGTCATAGTCGTCACAGGTACAAATGGTAAAACCACCACTACAAGCATGATATACAATATGTTAAAAGACAGTGGAAAACATGTAATAACAAATAACACCGGTGCAAATATGCTTCCGGGTATAGTTTCCTGTTTTGTAGAAAATTTTTCTTTTCAAAAATGCAGCAAAACAAATTATGCAGTCATAGAATGTGATGAAGCCAATCTCACCCTTCTGACTGACTATGTAACACCCGAAGTAATTGCAATCACGAATCTATTCAGAGATCAGTTGGACAGGTATGGGGAAGTGTATACCACCCTGAATAAAATTTTGGACGGCATAAAGAAAGTACCTATTTCAAATTTGGTATTAAATGGGGATGAACCCCTTCTGGGCGATATGAATGTTCAAAACAGGACAGTATACTATGGCTTCAAATGCAGTTTGAATAAAAGCAAAAAAGTTGATATAAATGCAGACTCAAAATTCTGTAAAAAATGCAAACATCCATATAAATACAATTTCATAACCTACAGTCATCTGGGGGATTTCTACTGTGACAACTGCGGTTATAAAAGGCCGGATCTTGACTATGCACTTGAAGAAATCAAAAGCAAAACTCAGGATGGTTCCCTTGTATCAATAGACGGCAAGGAATACTATATAAATCAGCCCGGAGCATACAACATGTATAACGCACTGTGTGCCTACGCAGTTGCAAGAGTATGCAGCATACCTACCTCTTCAATTCACGTTTCACTGGAAAACCAGAAAAGCAGTTTCGGAAGACAGGAAATTATAGAAGTGGAACAGAAAGAAGTGAAAATAATACTTGTAAAAAACCCTGCAGGCTACAATGAGGCTATAAACAGCATTGCACTGGACAGAAGGCCCTTCAATCTCGGCGTACTTTTAAACGACAACTATGCAGATGGAAGGGACGTATCATGGATATGGGATGTAAATTTTGAAAATCTGTCATCTCTCAATATAAACAACATATTTATTTCAGGTATACGGCTTTATGATATGGCAATACGGCTTAAGGTTGCCGGACTTGATGAAAAAAAATTCATACTGTGCATGGACTTCAGAAAACTCACCGAAGAAATAAAAAACTGCAGGGAAAACAGAATATACGTGCTTGCAACCTATACTTCAATGATCGGCTTCAGGAAATATCTCAACTCAAAGGGATACATAAAAAAGTTATGGTAA
- a CDS encoding type 1 glutamine amidotransferase: MELNICHLYPDLLNVYGDLGNIRILKYRAEKRGIKVNIKNISLGDPFEWEDYDIVFFGGGQDYEQSIVSEDLIKNKKTGIEKYIETGRVFLSICGGYQLLGKYYTTPDGKKLSGLGVIDIYTEGGKKRFIGNTVIHNDQFNETYVGFENHSGRTYIGNLKPLGRVIKGYGNNGEDGYEGCVYKNCFGTYFHGSLLSKNPELSDRFIKLALFRKYNKQIDLEPLDDSLEINAKKFIVRRETSSK, translated from the coding sequence ATGGAACTTAACATATGTCATCTATATCCGGATCTATTAAACGTATATGGTGATCTTGGCAATATAAGAATATTGAAATACAGGGCCGAAAAGAGAGGCATAAAAGTAAATATCAAAAATATATCGCTTGGAGACCCTTTTGAGTGGGAAGACTATGATATAGTCTTCTTTGGCGGGGGACAGGATTATGAACAATCCATAGTATCCGAAGATCTTATAAAAAACAAAAAAACAGGAATAGAGAAATATATCGAAACAGGCAGGGTATTCCTATCAATATGCGGCGGCTATCAGCTTCTTGGAAAATATTACACTACTCCCGACGGCAAAAAACTGTCCGGTCTGGGTGTAATAGATATATACACAGAAGGCGGCAAAAAGAGATTCATAGGAAATACTGTGATACACAATGATCAGTTCAATGAAACCTATGTTGGTTTTGAAAATCATTCCGGCAGAACCTATATAGGAAATCTGAAACCCCTTGGAAGGGTAATCAAAGGGTACGGCAACAACGGAGAAGACGGATATGAGGGCTGTGTATACAAGAACTGCTTCGGTACGTATTTTCACGGTTCACTGCTGTCCAAAAATCCTGAGCTGTCAGACAGATTCATAAAATTGGCCCTGTTCAGAAAATATAATAAACAGATAGATCTGGAACCTCTGGATGACAGCCTCGAGATAAATGCAAAAAAGTTCATAGTACGTAGAGAAACCAGTTCAAAATAA
- a CDS encoding acetyl-CoA hydrolase/transferase family protein → MSYDELYKSKVVSADEAVSHIKSGDRVVFGHACAEPQVLLNALVDNKEKYKNVELYHMITKGETRYDDRGVEKYIHDNAFFTGKGTSEAIAEGRSGFIPVFFSEIPRLFKEGYIPADVALIEVSKPDEHGFCSYGVSNDYIHAGAECAKLVIAEVNENMPRVLGNNFIHISDIDYIVESSRPVAELQPSKIGEVEKKIGSYCASLIEDGATLQLGIGAIPDAVLLFLKDKKDLGIHSEMISDGVVELVEAGVITNKKKTLHPGKIVVTFLMGTKRLYDFVDNNPMVESWPVDYVNNPEVIKKNYKMVCINSCVEIDLMGQICSESIGLRQISGVGGQIDFTRGASMAEGGISIIAIPSTAAHGKVSRIVPFLNKGAAVTTSRNDVHYVITEYGIAQLRGKTLEQRARELIKIAHPDFRDGLIAEFENRFKHKF, encoded by the coding sequence ATGAGTTATGATGAGCTGTATAAGAGTAAGGTTGTCAGTGCAGATGAGGCAGTATCACATATAAAATCTGGAGACAGAGTTGTATTTGGACACGCATGTGCTGAACCACAGGTGCTTCTCAATGCTTTAGTTGATAATAAAGAAAAGTACAAAAATGTGGAGTTATATCATATGATAACTAAAGGCGAAACAAGGTATGATGACAGAGGAGTGGAGAAGTACATCCATGACAATGCATTTTTTACTGGAAAGGGTACAAGTGAGGCAATTGCCGAAGGAAGAAGCGGATTTATTCCGGTTTTTTTCAGTGAAATACCAAGATTGTTCAAAGAAGGTTATATTCCTGCAGATGTTGCACTTATTGAAGTCAGCAAACCTGATGAACATGGTTTCTGCAGCTATGGAGTATCCAACGATTACATACATGCAGGAGCAGAATGTGCAAAGCTTGTAATTGCAGAAGTGAATGAAAATATGCCTAGAGTTCTTGGAAACAACTTCATACACATTTCTGACATTGACTACATAGTTGAGAGTTCGCGGCCTGTAGCTGAACTCCAGCCCTCTAAAATAGGGGAAGTGGAGAAGAAAATAGGAAGTTACTGTGCATCGCTTATAGAAGATGGGGCTACCCTCCAGCTTGGAATTGGTGCAATACCTGATGCGGTACTTTTGTTTTTAAAGGATAAAAAGGACCTGGGAATACATTCCGAGATGATATCCGACGGTGTTGTGGAGCTGGTCGAGGCAGGAGTAATTACAAACAAGAAAAAGACACTTCATCCAGGAAAGATAGTTGTAACATTCCTTATGGGAACAAAGAGGCTGTATGATTTTGTAGACAACAATCCTATGGTGGAATCCTGGCCTGTTGATTATGTAAACAATCCTGAAGTTATAAAGAAAAATTACAAGATGGTATGTATAAATTCCTGTGTGGAAATAGATCTTATGGGTCAGATATGCTCCGAGAGCATAGGTTTGAGGCAGATAAGCGGAGTAGGCGGACAGATTGACTTCACAAGAGGTGCAAGCATGGCTGAAGGTGGAATATCAATTATTGCAATACCATCTACTGCAGCACATGGAAAAGTTTCAAGAATAGTTCCGTTCCTGAACAAAGGAGCAGCTGTAACTACTTCAAGAAATGACGTACATTACGTAATAACAGAATATGGTATAGCCCAGCTCAGAGGCAAAACACTGGAACAGAGGGCAAGAGAACTTATAAAAATTGCACATCCTGATTTCAGAGATGGTTTGATAGCTGAATTTGAAAACAGATTCAAGCATAAATTTTAA
- the clpB gene encoding ATP-dependent chaperone ClpB, which translates to MNIDKLTVKVQQCLNEAQLTAVRHNHQQVDTIHLFSAVISEEDGLIPNIFQKMGVNIESMRRETESILNKMPKVMGEAAQKSSVYVTRRFEQVLVEAEKTARKFKDSYISVEHVMLGIMEVHSSDVDGMLRKFNVNKNSFLEVLYKVRGNQTVDTQDPEGTYEALVKYGRNLVEEAKKHKLDPVIGRDEEIRRVVRILSRRTKNNPVLIGDPGVGKTAIIEGLAERIVRGDVPEGLKDKIIFSLDLGALIAGAKFRGEFEERLKAVLKEVEKSQGRIVLFIDEIHNIVGAGKTEGSMDAGNLIKPMLARGELHCIGATTFDEYRKYIEKDKALERRFQPVIIDEPSVEDSISILRGLKEKFEIYHGIRIHDSAIVAAARLSDRYITDRYLPDKAIDLIDEACAMIRTEIDSMPTEMDTIKRKIFQLKIEKEALSKEHDKSSQDRLKYLENELSNLQDKDKQLTAKYEKEKSAITGVRDLKEKLDEAKGQIEKAEREYDLNKVAELKYGVIPDLQKKIEEKEKLIKKDNGSSMLKEEVTEQEISEIISKWTGIPVSKLVEGERQKLVKLEDELSKRVIGQKDAVTAVSNAVIRARAGMKDPKRPIGSFIFLGPTGVGKTELAKTLARTLFDSEENIIRIDMSEYMEKYSVSRLIGAPPGYVGYEEGGQLTEAVRRKPYSVILFDEIEKAHDDVFNIFLQILDDGRLTDNQGKVVDFKNCIIIMTSNIGSSYLLENSGSHSIDSDVRQKVMNEMKSRFKPEFLNRLDDIIMFKPLDTEEIKSIIDIFLEDIKNRLGDKNISIDISDAAKETMAREGYDPVYGARPLKRYIENTLETNIAKKIINGDIQEGSGVKVDFEDGEFKITVM; encoded by the coding sequence ATGAATATAGATAAACTTACTGTAAAAGTTCAGCAGTGCTTGAATGAAGCACAGCTTACAGCTGTGAGACATAATCACCAGCAGGTTGACACCATACATCTGTTTTCTGCAGTAATTTCCGAGGAAGACGGATTAATTCCCAATATATTTCAAAAAATGGGAGTAAATATTGAATCAATGAGAAGAGAGACGGAGTCCATTTTGAACAAGATGCCGAAAGTAATGGGAGAGGCGGCACAGAAATCTTCTGTTTATGTTACTAGAAGATTTGAACAGGTGCTTGTTGAGGCTGAGAAAACAGCCAGGAAGTTCAAGGATTCCTATATAAGTGTAGAACATGTCATGCTTGGGATTATGGAAGTACACTCAAGCGATGTAGATGGTATGTTGAGAAAATTCAATGTAAATAAAAACAGCTTTCTGGAGGTGCTGTACAAGGTAAGGGGAAATCAGACAGTGGATACACAGGACCCGGAAGGTACTTATGAAGCACTTGTAAAGTACGGCAGAAATTTAGTTGAGGAAGCCAAGAAGCATAAATTGGACCCTGTAATAGGAAGAGACGAAGAAATCAGAAGGGTAGTCAGGATACTTTCAAGGAGAACAAAAAACAACCCTGTTCTCATAGGTGATCCAGGTGTGGGGAAAACAGCTATAATCGAAGGATTGGCGGAGAGAATAGTCAGGGGAGATGTACCTGAGGGATTAAAGGACAAAATAATATTTTCACTCGACCTTGGTGCACTTATTGCAGGTGCCAAGTTCAGGGGTGAATTTGAAGAGAGACTCAAGGCTGTACTCAAGGAAGTGGAAAAAAGCCAGGGCAGAATTGTGCTCTTCATAGATGAAATACACAATATAGTGGGAGCAGGCAAGACAGAAGGTTCCATGGATGCAGGAAACCTCATAAAGCCAATGCTTGCGAGAGGAGAACTTCACTGCATAGGTGCCACCACTTTTGATGAATACAGAAAGTATATAGAAAAGGATAAGGCGCTTGAGAGAAGATTCCAGCCTGTAATTATAGATGAACCTTCCGTGGAGGATTCAATTTCAATCCTCAGGGGATTGAAGGAAAAATTCGAGATATATCATGGAATAAGGATACATGATTCTGCCATAGTTGCAGCTGCCAGGCTTTCAGACAGATATATAACGGACAGATATCTTCCGGATAAGGCTATAGATCTCATCGATGAGGCCTGTGCCATGATAAGGACTGAAATTGACAGCATGCCTACTGAGATGGACACTATAAAGAGAAAGATATTCCAGCTTAAAATTGAGAAGGAGGCACTTTCAAAGGAGCATGACAAATCCTCACAGGACAGACTCAAATACCTTGAAAATGAATTGAGCAATCTGCAGGACAAGGATAAGCAGCTTACTGCAAAATATGAGAAGGAAAAGAGTGCAATAACCGGAGTCAGAGATCTGAAGGAGAAGCTTGATGAGGCAAAGGGCCAGATTGAAAAGGCTGAGAGGGAATATGACCTGAACAAGGTTGCAGAGTTGAAATATGGAGTTATTCCGGATCTTCAGAAAAAGATAGAGGAAAAGGAAAAGCTCATAAAGAAGGACAATGGCAGTTCCATGCTGAAAGAGGAAGTAACGGAACAGGAAATATCAGAGATAATTTCAAAATGGACCGGAATACCTGTTTCCAAACTTGTGGAAGGCGAAAGACAGAAGCTTGTTAAACTGGAAGATGAGCTTTCAAAGAGGGTAATAGGACAAAAGGATGCGGTAACTGCAGTTTCAAATGCTGTAATAAGGGCAAGAGCGGGCATGAAAGACCCAAAGAGACCTATAGGGTCATTCATATTTCTGGGGCCTACAGGTGTAGGAAAGACCGAACTAGCCAAAACTCTTGCAAGAACGTTGTTCGACAGTGAAGAGAATATAATAAGAATAGACATGTCTGAATATATGGAGAAATATTCAGTATCAAGGCTCATAGGAGCTCCTCCCGGATATGTTGGATATGAGGAAGGAGGGCAGCTCACTGAAGCCGTCAGGAGAAAGCCGTACAGTGTAATATTGTTTGATGAAATTGAAAAGGCACACGATGATGTATTCAATATTTTTCTCCAGATACTTGATGATGGAAGGCTCACCGACAATCAGGGAAAGGTTGTGGATTTCAAGAATTGTATTATAATCATGACATCCAATATAGGAAGTAGCTATCTTCTTGAAAACAGCGGAAGTCACAGTATAGACAGTGATGTAAGGCAAAAAGTCATGAATGAGATGAAATCCAGGTTCAAACCGGAATTTTTAAACAGGCTTGATGATATAATAATGTTTAAACCTCTTGATACAGAGGAAATAAAATCAATAATTGACATATTCCTTGAAGATATAAAAAACAGACTCGGGGACAAGAATATATCAATCGATATAAGTGATGCTGCAAAGGAAACCATGGCAAGAGAAGGATATGACCCGGTGTATGGTGCAAGACCGCTTAAAAGGTATATAGAGAATACTCTTGAAACAAATATCGCCAAGAAAATAATAAATGGAGATATTCAGGAAGGCTCCGGTGTAAAGGTGGATTTTGAGGATGGAGAGTTTAAAATAACAGTAATGTAA
- a CDS encoding helix-turn-helix domain-containing protein: MEILSVGDKIKRARIHKRMTLKDVCGNKISVSKMSCIENNKIKPEYWILEYLSDKLDVDIDYLKQNIRNQIADNIGILSKGGIPDFVQKVEYNLEFAENYRYYDLCFEIMHLQFGYYIDKSQLSMARSNIPEYYKYLEKSCSLENIVLYYMDIGLLLLRSKEYIQAVSYYDNAISISRKIDNVNIDAMYYKEYCLIKMKKYSEACIFMNHIMIHINYLTDSVKKAVVYGMKSVLCLIYRKEDFLKYEEKAYGLLGQNLEYISMLMLGYASTMFTVNMKNSALEYVDKVLDVNSLQNHIDREKVYIILDIINKLIENNFMGRSLSICNIALDKSIILNDAELMERCYYYKAVILEKQGNTKDAEIYMDISLGLLLKFSDTGSICKRHIEMGSMYYRNGKLSESIKCFNYAIYLKDRSLRIYMK, from the coding sequence ATGGAGATACTTTCCGTTGGAGATAAGATCAAAAGGGCACGGATACATAAGAGAATGACTTTAAAAGATGTATGCGGCAACAAGATATCTGTCTCCAAGATGAGCTGTATTGAGAATAACAAAATAAAACCGGAATACTGGATTCTGGAATATTTATCAGATAAGCTGGATGTGGATATTGACTATTTGAAACAAAATATAAGAAATCAGATAGCGGATAATATAGGAATACTAAGTAAAGGTGGCATTCCTGATTTTGTACAGAAAGTGGAATACAATCTTGAATTTGCAGAAAATTATCGATATTATGATCTATGCTTTGAGATAATGCATCTGCAGTTTGGCTATTATATAGACAAGAGTCAGCTGAGTATGGCAAGAAGTAATATTCCTGAATACTATAAGTACCTTGAAAAGAGCTGTTCTCTGGAAAATATTGTACTTTACTATATGGACATAGGATTGCTTCTGCTTAGAAGCAAAGAGTACATACAGGCGGTGAGTTATTACGATAATGCGATAAGCATTTCCAGGAAAATTGACAATGTAAATATTGATGCAATGTACTATAAAGAATACTGTCTGATTAAAATGAAAAAATACTCTGAAGCCTGCATATTTATGAATCATATAATGATACATATAAATTATTTGACCGATTCTGTCAAAAAAGCGGTAGTATATGGTATGAAGTCAGTGTTGTGCCTGATATATAGGAAAGAAGATTTTTTAAAGTATGAAGAAAAGGCATACGGGCTTTTAGGACAGAACCTGGAGTATATATCAATGTTAATGCTGGGGTATGCTTCCACGATGTTTACAGTTAATATGAAAAACAGCGCGCTGGAGTATGTGGACAAGGTTTTAGACGTAAATTCACTTCAAAATCATATTGACCGGGAAAAGGTTTACATAATACTGGACATAATAAATAAATTAATTGAAAACAATTTTATGGGTCGATCTCTGAGTATATGTAATATTGCGCTGGATAAATCAATAATTTTGAATGATGCCGAGCTGATGGAGAGATGCTATTATTACAAGGCCGTTATACTTGAAAAGCAGGGAAATACTAAAGATGCTGAAATTTACATGGATATTTCCCTGGGACTTTTACTGAAATTTTCCGACACAGGCAGCATATGTAAGAGACATATTGAAATGGGGAGTATGTACTACAGGAATGGAAAGCTTTCCGAGTCAATCAAATGTTTCAATTATGCCATATACTTGAAGGATAGATCTTTGAGAATTTACATGAAATAG
- a CDS encoding helix-turn-helix domain-containing protein: protein MEILSLGEKIRRRRKELNMTLKNLAGDRITPGQISLVESGKSKPSMDLLEYLAKELNTSIEYLMESEEIQAEKNCTYFENVAESCIINNDMIRGEKYIENALYYAQKYNLEYKIARSMHLKGKIFLMKHEYDNAQQFFLSANVIFIKNNNYEEIIKTFVYLGKTTMKLNSYHSSLNYFGHAEKIYNDNNFCDEYLLGKIYYYTACVYFKLDNIEKAINYSYLAKEKFGKMENSSEYANTILLIADEYNKKNDLDNSIKYSRKALEIYSEIKDVENIARIENNLGKLFCEFDNIEESFVHLNKSRELRLKIKDPNIVETLKNICINYIKLKDVKSARNVLEEILSHVEDGNNNALIEYYILKYRVGMLEKNKKEAENTLIMALNFVKNLGLSEEAGKISILLGKFYMDMGNDAEAARYLSQGVDNFKELNII from the coding sequence ATGGAGATACTTTCTCTTGGAGAAAAGATCAGGAGAAGAAGAAAAGAACTGAATATGACATTGAAAAACCTTGCAGGTGACAGAATAACGCCAGGTCAGATAAGTCTTGTTGAATCCGGAAAATCAAAGCCAAGTATGGATCTTCTGGAGTATCTGGCAAAGGAACTTAACACTTCTATTGAATATCTTATGGAATCGGAAGAGATTCAGGCGGAAAAGAACTGTACATATTTTGAAAATGTAGCTGAGTCCTGTATAATAAACAACGATATGATTCGGGGCGAAAAATATATTGAAAATGCACTTTATTATGCCCAAAAGTATAATCTGGAATATAAGATTGCAAGAAGCATGCATTTGAAAGGTAAAATTTTTTTAATGAAACATGAATATGATAATGCACAACAATTTTTCCTGTCTGCAAATGTTATTTTTATAAAAAACAACAATTATGAAGAGATAATAAAGACTTTTGTATATCTTGGGAAAACAACTATGAAACTCAATTCCTATCATTCTTCCTTAAATTATTTTGGACATGCTGAAAAAATATATAATGATAATAATTTCTGCGATGAGTATCTGCTTGGAAAGATTTATTATTACACGGCCTGTGTATATTTCAAATTGGATAATATAGAAAAGGCAATAAATTATTCATATCTTGCCAAAGAAAAATTCGGGAAAATGGAGAACAGCAGTGAATATGCCAATACCATACTTCTTATTGCAGACGAATATAATAAAAAGAACGATCTGGACAATTCTATAAAATATTCGAGAAAAGCACTTGAAATATACAGTGAGATAAAAGATGTTGAGAATATTGCCAGGATTGAAAATAATCTGGGAAAATTGTTCTGTGAATTTGACAATATAGAAGAGTCATTTGTCCATTTGAATAAATCAAGAGAATTAAGGCTTAAAATAAAGGATCCGAATATAGTGGAAACTCTTAAAAATATTTGTATAAATTATATAAAATTGAAGGACGTAAAAAGTGCAAGAAATGTACTTGAAGAAATTCTCTCTCATGTTGAAGATGGAAACAATAATGCACTGATAGAATACTATATACTCAAATACAGAGTGGGAATGCTTGAAAAAAATAAAAAAGAAGCTGAAAATACACTTATAATGGCACTTAATTTTGTTAAAAATTTAGGACTTTCAGAAGAGGCAGGGAAGATATCAATTTTACTGGGAAAGTTTTACATGGATATGGGCAACGATGCAGAAGCTGCCAGATATCTGAGCCAGGGAGTAGATAATTTTAAAGAACTGAATATAATTTAG
- a CDS encoding YtxH domain-containing protein yields the protein MMHSKFVTGILIGAAVGMMMEVDRSAKRKMKKTSRRIKNAAGDFMGWIR from the coding sequence ATGATGCACAGTAAATTTGTAACAGGCATTTTGATTGGTGCTGCAGTTGGAATGATGATGGAAGTCGATAGATCAGCCAAAAGAAAGATGAAAAAAACTTCCAGACGCATTAAAAATGCTGCAGGTGATTTTATGGGATGGATTAGATAA